In Podospora pseudoanserina strain CBS 124.78 chromosome 5, whole genome shotgun sequence, a single window of DNA contains:
- a CDS encoding hypothetical protein (EggNog:ENOG503PA1Q; COG:S): protein MPTISSTNPEFIEAEPLLSLEDEQAADAIYYQHTRSKPAQQPPQWHRIIARFQVQSSGSIILLLSLLTFAIVTSGMMYMIPMFRLLEDAFCHLYYDKDPSEPIDEHMCKVDGVQKELALLGGISAMINSLVGVVAALPYGVLADRIGRKPTFALAYVGIVIGFGWGPLLLFFGVAPNMYLVVMGCLFFLIGGGVPVAMNSLNAMASDVSTESDRAIGFLYLSFGAVSGTLVGPFLAGILMQTIGPWCPIALVFALTPFIFGALLFLPETLPVQLKEAAQRGRQPLSKKLRHAMNEFGVSLSLLKNRQLLSSLALFLIQPAIFAAYSTTLAQHVSKYFGWTLAETSYLLTPPLGILHLVVLVVLPRVGKLITDPTGRYGVSIFAKDLVLTRVSLALMATGALVQGFSTGIAVFLIGLTIHTLGSGSAPLGRAISTAYVDPQHTSRLYAVISMLETGGALIGGPVLAWCFNVGMKKSGFWIGLPWFYVASLVAVAIGAVMFVTKPSMELRSGVPEETGGLYYHSAGEEEC, encoded by the exons ATGCCGACCATTAGCAGCACCAATCCCGAGTTCATCGAAGCAGAGCCCTTGCTGAGTCTTGAAGATGAACAGGCAGCCGATGCTATCTACTATCAACACACACGCTCAAAGCCGGCACAGCAGCCCCCACAATGGCACAGAATCATAGCGCGTTTCCAGGTCCAAAGCTCCGGTAGCATCATCTTGCTGCTGTCCCTGCTCACGTTTGCCATTGTCACCAGCGGCATGATGTACATGATTCCGATGTTCCGTCTTCTCGAAGATGCTTTTTGCCACCTTTATTACGACAAAGACCCTTCCGAGCCTATCGACGAGCACATGTGCAAAGTCGACGGTGTGCAGAAGGAGCTTGCTTTGCTTGGTGGTATCTCAGCCATGATCAATTCgctggttggtgttgtggcgGCTTTGCCATATGGTGTTCTCGCCGATCG AATTGGCCGTAAGCCTACATTCGCCCTCGCCTATGTTGGCATCGTCATTGGATTTGGATGGGGGCCACTCTTACTGTTCTTTGGGGTGGCACCCAACATGTACCTCGTCGTGATGGGCTGTCTATTCTTTCTAATCGGCGGAGGCGTCCCCGTCGCCATGAACTCGCTCAATGCAATGGCATCCGACGTCAGTACAGAAAGTGATAG AGCTATCGGCTTCTTATATCTTTCCTTTGGCGCTGTGTCAGGAACCTTGGTAGGCCCGTTCCTGGCCGGAATTCTCATGCAAACCATCGGTCCTTGGTGTCCCATTGCCCTCGTCTTTGCTCTCACTCCCTTCATCTTCGGCGCCTTGCTCTTCCTTCCCGAAACCTTGCCCGTCCAACTGAAAGAAGCGGCACAACGAGGACGACAGCCACTCTCGAAAAAGCTCCGACACGCGATGAACGAGTTTGGGGTTTCTTTGTCCCTGCTGAAGAATAGGCAGCTGTTGAGCTCTTTGGCACTCTTCCTCATACAGCCTGCCATCTTTGCTGCGTATTCGACAACCCTTGCCCAGCATGTCAGTAAATACTTTGGCTGGACGCTGGCCGAGACCAGTTACCTGCTTACGCCCCCGCTGGGCATCCTTCACTTGGTTGTCCTGGTTGTGCTGCCTCGTGTAGGAAAGCTGATTACCGATCCGACGGGCAGATATGGGGTTTCCATCTTCGCAAAGGATCTCGTGCTGACAAGGGTGTCACTGGCTCTCATGGCGACAGGAGCTCTCGTCCAGGGGTTCAGCACAGGAATAGCAGTGTTCCTCATTGGCCTGACCATTCATACCCTTGGGTCGGGCAGCGCGCCACTTGGCCGGGCTATTTCGACGGCTTATGTTGACCCCCAGCACACGTCGAGGCTGTACGCCGTGATTAGCATGCTCGAGACTGGCGGCGCGCTGATAGGCGGACCAGTACTAGCTTGGTGCTTCAATGTAGGCATGAAAAAGTCGGGATTCTGGATCGGGCTGCCGTGGTTTTATGTCGCTAGTCTTGTCGCTGTTGCCATCGGGGCAGTGATGTTTGTCACCAAACCAAGCATGGAGCTGAGGTCGGGAGTGCCCGAAGAGACTGGAGGTTTGTATTATCATTCtgctggcgaggaagagTGTTAG